Proteins encoded within one genomic window of Microcebus murinus isolate Inina chromosome 8, M.murinus_Inina_mat1.0, whole genome shotgun sequence:
- the C8H2orf72 gene encoding uncharacterized protein C2orf72 homolog: MERELEALAARPACPAEPPFQALVEAAGGRGQVLLVGELWEREQSRALLRDFAGAVFPPEPAAAKPGGAAAEGAGPGAARGAQRAPGAATRAIRSPLVFVLCRASSLAAREPRRRLREMLRDVRGRRRAGAALVGVLVAEAGPEDAVAPGLRLLEALLRAVFGRQAGGPVQAAAYCPGCPASSLAVQAAACRALQAAGPGRPAEAPGLPGLLACFSWGPWSRRKDRDVAASSSPAQGNLPEPGEELALTAVFPNGDCEDLGSRACSPPRSR; the protein is encoded by the exons atGGAGCGCGAGCTGGAGGCGCTGGCGGCGCGGCCCGCGTGCCCGGCCGAGCCGCCCTTCCAGGCGCTGGTGGAGGCGGCGGGCGGCCGCGGGCAGGTGCTGCTGGTGGGCGAGCTGTGGGAGCGCGAGCAGAGCCGCGCGCTGCTGCGGGACTTCGCCGGGGCCGTGTTCCCGCCCGAGCCGGCGGCGGCCAAGCCGGGCGGAGCGGCGGCCGAGGGCGCGGGGCCCGGGGCGGCGCGCGGGGCGCAGAGGGCGCCGGGGGCGGCGACGCGCGCCATCCGCTCGCCGCTCGTCTTCGTGCTGTGCCGCGCGTCGTCGCTGGCCGCCCGGGAGCCGCGGCGCCGCCTGCGGGAGATGCTGCGGGACGTGCGCGGCCGGCGGCGGGCCGGCGCGGCGCTGGTCGGGGTGCTGGTGGCCGAGGCCGGGCCCGAGGACGCGGTGGCGCCGGGGCTGCGGCTGCTGGAGGCGCTGCTACGCGCCGTGTTCGGCCGCCAGGCAGGGGGCCCGGTGCAGGCGGCCGCCTACTGCCCCGGCTGCCCGGCCTCCAGCCTGGCCGTCCAGGCGGCCGCCTGCAGGGCCCTGCAAGCCGCCGGGCCCGGGCGACCAG CGGAAGCACCGGGCCTTCCAGGACTGCTGGCCTGCTTTTCCTGGGGTCCCTGGAGCCGGAGGAAGGACCGGGATGTTGCTGCCTCCAGCAGCCCAGCTCAGG GTAACCTCCCGGAGCCTGGAGAGGAGCTTGCGCTCACAGCTGTGTTTCCCAACGGAGACTGCGAGGACCTGGGAAGCCGGGCATGCAGTCCTCCGCGCTCCCGCTGA